In Rhipicephalus microplus isolate Deutch F79 unplaced genomic scaffold, USDA_Rmic scaffold_32, whole genome shotgun sequence, the following proteins share a genomic window:
- the LOC119172265 gene encoding uncharacterized protein LOC119172265 isoform X3: MSTAFSDEGSLPDSSDQDDREPLDQRVQFELERLNTATELINKLEIELDEARSNFRLLLSESSQKINQLAKKLGSHVEKARPYYEARMKAKELEDAARKASLRHERATLAHCTARQMVALAEEGLRRQGAQGSLDPMFQEMLNQATVRQECRTTCLLTLCTLLSQVNEAERERVLSGAEQGRLWHACKGQQQTVLDLHHAIKKSIVKARPYFEMKAQLNEALEEQKKRVFHMEEDVMRVKFSYTEALHNLEQISDQMHQNRLLMPNSSSSGSSLLSSDDCCGRGSRDDTFAHALGDGFPQRLVKSSSLSSSEMLKIYEDICCEETYKRLPEPRRIQRHPAAIRRALSEEGRQAHVRYPSSPPPTSQHRGLVSSLVDRVFTGKTPQSQVAEEKCAKVPQYAVPTLKQLVAAVIDRMFPDTTQCNGNEEIVLDLTTAASNNNGAPGVPLATLEDLSPVVALDIEASLAKAARRLTLDGTSQRLQTVEEGSDTDSLLSTGTGGTLDDRQIDCLLLDRVLEQDYQEVLNSCRDSSNL; encoded by the exons ATGTCCACCGCGTTCTCGGACGAAGGATCTTTGCCGGACAGCAGCGATCAAGATGATCGGGAACCACTCGATCAACGTGTCCAG TTTGAACTGGAACGCCTGAACACGGCTACCGAGCTTATAAACAAGCTGGAAATCGAACTTGAT GAAGCAAGATCCAATTTTCGCCTGCTTCTCTCGGAGTCGTCACAAAAAATTAACCAACTTGCCAAAAAGCTGGGAAGCCATGTGGAAAAAGCGCGGCCTTATTACGAGGCTAGAATGAAAGCGAAAGAG CTTGAAGACGCAGCACGCAAGGCTTCTCTGCGGCACGAACGGGCGACGTTGGCCCATTGCACTGCTCGTCAGATGGTGGCACTGGCGGAGGAAGGCCTACGGCGCCAGGGGGCCCAAGGTTCTCTGGACCCGATGTTTCAGGAAATGCTCAACCAGGCTACTGTCCGG CAAGAGTGTCGAACAACTTGCTTACTGACACTGTGCACACTACTGAGCCAA GTGAACGAGGCCGAACGTGAGCGGGTGCTGAGCGGGGCTGAGCAGGGTCGACTATGGCACGCCTGTAAAGGCCAGCAACAAACAGTGCTTGATCTACACCATGCTATCAAAAAGTCTATCGTCAAGGCCAG GCCATACTTTGAGATGAAGGCTCAGCTAAATGAAGCTCTTGAG GAGCAAAAGAAGCGCGTCTTCCACATGGAAGAGGACGTCATGAGGGTCAAGTTCTCGTACACTGAGGCCCTGCACAACTTGGAGCAAATCAGTGACCAGATGCATCAAAACCGGCTTCTGATGccgaacagcagcagcagtggcagcaGTCTGCTCAGCAGCGATGACTGCTGTGGCCGTGGTAGCAGAGACGACACCTTTGCTCATGCGCTGGGTGATGGGTTCCCGCAGCGGCTAGTGAAATCTTCTAGCCTATCTAGTTCGGAG ATGTTAAAAATATATGAGGATATCTGCTGTGAAGAGACGTATAAGAGATTGCCGGAGCCTAGAAGAATTCAAAGGCATCCAGCGGCCATTCGAAGAGCGCTTTCTGAG GAAGGCCGTCAAGCTCACGTGAGGTACCCATCGTCGCCGCCACCAACTAGTCAGCACAGAGGACTTGTTTCATCGCTTGTCGACCGAGTGTTCACGGGCAAGACTCCTCAATCGCAAGTCGCAGAAGAGAAGTGTGCAAAGGTTCCGCAGTATGCCGTGCCAACATTAAAGCAGCTGGTTGCTGCGGTGATAGACCGGATGTTCCCAGACACCACACAGTGCAACGGCAATGAAGAGATTGTGCTCGATCTAACtacagcagcttcaaacaacaaTGG TGCCCCTGGGGTTCCTCTCGCCACGCTTGAAGATCTTTCACCAGTCGTTGCGCTGGACATTGAGGCATCATTGGCGAAAGCAGCACGAAGACTCACTCTGGACGGCACTTCCCAGCGGCTTCAAACTGTCGAGGAAGGCTCCGACACGGACAGCCTCCTAAGCACAGGCACCGGCGGTACTCTCGACGACCGGCAGATCGACTGTCTTTTGCTAGACCGTGTGCTCGAACAAGACTACCAAGAGGTGCTGAACTCATGCAGGGACTCATCGAACTTGTAG
- the LOC119172265 gene encoding uncharacterized protein LOC119172265 isoform X4: MSTAFSDEGSLPDSSDQDDREPLDQRVQFELERLNTATELINKLEIELDEARSNFRLLLSESSQKINQLAKKLGSHVEKARPYYEARMKAKELEDAARKASLRHERATLAHCTARQMVALAEEGLRRQGAQGSLDPMFQEMLNQATVRVNEAERERVLSGAEQGRLWHACKGQQQTVLDLHHAIKKSIVKARPYFEMKAQLNEALEEQKKRVFHMEEDVMRVKFSYTEALHNLEQISDQMHQNRLLMPNSSSSGSSLLSSDDCCGRGSRDDTFAHALGDGFPQRLVKSSSLSSSEMLKIYEDICCEETYKRLPEPRRIQRHPAAIRRALSEEGRQAHVRYPSSPPPTSQHRGLVSSLVDRVFTGKTPQSQVAEEKCAKVPQYAVPTLKQLVAAVIDRMFPDTTQCNGNEEIVLDLTTAASNNNGAPGVPLATLEDLSPVVALDIEASLAKAARRLTLDGTSQRLQTVEEGSDTDSLLSTGTGGTLDDRQIDCLLLDRVLEQDYQEVLNSCRDSSNL; this comes from the exons ATGTCCACCGCGTTCTCGGACGAAGGATCTTTGCCGGACAGCAGCGATCAAGATGATCGGGAACCACTCGATCAACGTGTCCAG TTTGAACTGGAACGCCTGAACACGGCTACCGAGCTTATAAACAAGCTGGAAATCGAACTTGAT GAAGCAAGATCCAATTTTCGCCTGCTTCTCTCGGAGTCGTCACAAAAAATTAACCAACTTGCCAAAAAGCTGGGAAGCCATGTGGAAAAAGCGCGGCCTTATTACGAGGCTAGAATGAAAGCGAAAGAG CTTGAAGACGCAGCACGCAAGGCTTCTCTGCGGCACGAACGGGCGACGTTGGCCCATTGCACTGCTCGTCAGATGGTGGCACTGGCGGAGGAAGGCCTACGGCGCCAGGGGGCCCAAGGTTCTCTGGACCCGATGTTTCAGGAAATGCTCAACCAGGCTACTGTCCGG GTGAACGAGGCCGAACGTGAGCGGGTGCTGAGCGGGGCTGAGCAGGGTCGACTATGGCACGCCTGTAAAGGCCAGCAACAAACAGTGCTTGATCTACACCATGCTATCAAAAAGTCTATCGTCAAGGCCAG GCCATACTTTGAGATGAAGGCTCAGCTAAATGAAGCTCTTGAG GAGCAAAAGAAGCGCGTCTTCCACATGGAAGAGGACGTCATGAGGGTCAAGTTCTCGTACACTGAGGCCCTGCACAACTTGGAGCAAATCAGTGACCAGATGCATCAAAACCGGCTTCTGATGccgaacagcagcagcagtggcagcaGTCTGCTCAGCAGCGATGACTGCTGTGGCCGTGGTAGCAGAGACGACACCTTTGCTCATGCGCTGGGTGATGGGTTCCCGCAGCGGCTAGTGAAATCTTCTAGCCTATCTAGTTCGGAG ATGTTAAAAATATATGAGGATATCTGCTGTGAAGAGACGTATAAGAGATTGCCGGAGCCTAGAAGAATTCAAAGGCATCCAGCGGCCATTCGAAGAGCGCTTTCTGAG GAAGGCCGTCAAGCTCACGTGAGGTACCCATCGTCGCCGCCACCAACTAGTCAGCACAGAGGACTTGTTTCATCGCTTGTCGACCGAGTGTTCACGGGCAAGACTCCTCAATCGCAAGTCGCAGAAGAGAAGTGTGCAAAGGTTCCGCAGTATGCCGTGCCAACATTAAAGCAGCTGGTTGCTGCGGTGATAGACCGGATGTTCCCAGACACCACACAGTGCAACGGCAATGAAGAGATTGTGCTCGATCTAACtacagcagcttcaaacaacaaTGG TGCCCCTGGGGTTCCTCTCGCCACGCTTGAAGATCTTTCACCAGTCGTTGCGCTGGACATTGAGGCATCATTGGCGAAAGCAGCACGAAGACTCACTCTGGACGGCACTTCCCAGCGGCTTCAAACTGTCGAGGAAGGCTCCGACACGGACAGCCTCCTAAGCACAGGCACCGGCGGTACTCTCGACGACCGGCAGATCGACTGTCTTTTGCTAGACCGTGTGCTCGAACAAGACTACCAAGAGGTGCTGAACTCATGCAGGGACTCATCGAACTTGTAG
- the LOC119172265 gene encoding uncharacterized protein LOC119172265 isoform X2: MSTAFSDEGSLPDSSDQDDREPLDQRVQFELERLNTATELINKLEIELDEARSNFRLLLSESSQKINQLAKKLGSHVEKARPYYEARMKAKELEDAARKASLRHERATLAHCTARQMVALAEEGLRRQGAQGSLDPMFQEMLNQATVRVNEAERERVLSGAEQGRLWHACKGQQQTVLDLHHAIKKSIVKASLSARRSLLQLNNLANQHELQLLPYFEMKAQLNEALEEQKKRVFHMEEDVMRVKFSYTEALHNLEQISDQMHQNRLLMPNSSSSGSSLLSSDDCCGRGSRDDTFAHALGDGFPQRLVKSSSLSSSEMLKIYEDICCEETYKRLPEPRRIQRHPAAIRRALSEEGRQAHVRYPSSPPPTSQHRGLVSSLVDRVFTGKTPQSQVAEEKCAKVPQYAVPTLKQLVAAVIDRMFPDTTQCNGNEEIVLDLTTAASNNNGAPGVPLATLEDLSPVVALDIEASLAKAARRLTLDGTSQRLQTVEEGSDTDSLLSTGTGGTLDDRQIDCLLLDRVLEQDYQEVLNSCRDSSNL, translated from the exons ATGTCCACCGCGTTCTCGGACGAAGGATCTTTGCCGGACAGCAGCGATCAAGATGATCGGGAACCACTCGATCAACGTGTCCAG TTTGAACTGGAACGCCTGAACACGGCTACCGAGCTTATAAACAAGCTGGAAATCGAACTTGAT GAAGCAAGATCCAATTTTCGCCTGCTTCTCTCGGAGTCGTCACAAAAAATTAACCAACTTGCCAAAAAGCTGGGAAGCCATGTGGAAAAAGCGCGGCCTTATTACGAGGCTAGAATGAAAGCGAAAGAG CTTGAAGACGCAGCACGCAAGGCTTCTCTGCGGCACGAACGGGCGACGTTGGCCCATTGCACTGCTCGTCAGATGGTGGCACTGGCGGAGGAAGGCCTACGGCGCCAGGGGGCCCAAGGTTCTCTGGACCCGATGTTTCAGGAAATGCTCAACCAGGCTACTGTCCGG GTGAACGAGGCCGAACGTGAGCGGGTGCTGAGCGGGGCTGAGCAGGGTCGACTATGGCACGCCTGTAAAGGCCAGCAACAAACAGTGCTTGATCTACACCATGCTATCAAAAAGTCTATCGTCAAGGCCAG TCTGTCAGCACGCAGAAGTTTGCTGCAACTTAACAATTTAGCAAACCAGCATGAACTTCAGTTGCT GCCATACTTTGAGATGAAGGCTCAGCTAAATGAAGCTCTTGAG GAGCAAAAGAAGCGCGTCTTCCACATGGAAGAGGACGTCATGAGGGTCAAGTTCTCGTACACTGAGGCCCTGCACAACTTGGAGCAAATCAGTGACCAGATGCATCAAAACCGGCTTCTGATGccgaacagcagcagcagtggcagcaGTCTGCTCAGCAGCGATGACTGCTGTGGCCGTGGTAGCAGAGACGACACCTTTGCTCATGCGCTGGGTGATGGGTTCCCGCAGCGGCTAGTGAAATCTTCTAGCCTATCTAGTTCGGAG ATGTTAAAAATATATGAGGATATCTGCTGTGAAGAGACGTATAAGAGATTGCCGGAGCCTAGAAGAATTCAAAGGCATCCAGCGGCCATTCGAAGAGCGCTTTCTGAG GAAGGCCGTCAAGCTCACGTGAGGTACCCATCGTCGCCGCCACCAACTAGTCAGCACAGAGGACTTGTTTCATCGCTTGTCGACCGAGTGTTCACGGGCAAGACTCCTCAATCGCAAGTCGCAGAAGAGAAGTGTGCAAAGGTTCCGCAGTATGCCGTGCCAACATTAAAGCAGCTGGTTGCTGCGGTGATAGACCGGATGTTCCCAGACACCACACAGTGCAACGGCAATGAAGAGATTGTGCTCGATCTAACtacagcagcttcaaacaacaaTGG TGCCCCTGGGGTTCCTCTCGCCACGCTTGAAGATCTTTCACCAGTCGTTGCGCTGGACATTGAGGCATCATTGGCGAAAGCAGCACGAAGACTCACTCTGGACGGCACTTCCCAGCGGCTTCAAACTGTCGAGGAAGGCTCCGACACGGACAGCCTCCTAAGCACAGGCACCGGCGGTACTCTCGACGACCGGCAGATCGACTGTCTTTTGCTAGACCGTGTGCTCGAACAAGACTACCAAGAGGTGCTGAACTCATGCAGGGACTCATCGAACTTGTAG
- the LOC119172265 gene encoding uncharacterized protein LOC119172265 isoform X1 yields MSTAFSDEGSLPDSSDQDDREPLDQRVQFELERLNTATELINKLEIELDEARSNFRLLLSESSQKINQLAKKLGSHVEKARPYYEARMKAKELEDAARKASLRHERATLAHCTARQMVALAEEGLRRQGAQGSLDPMFQEMLNQATVRQECRTTCLLTLCTLLSQVNEAERERVLSGAEQGRLWHACKGQQQTVLDLHHAIKKSIVKASLSARRSLLQLNNLANQHELQLLPYFEMKAQLNEALEEQKKRVFHMEEDVMRVKFSYTEALHNLEQISDQMHQNRLLMPNSSSSGSSLLSSDDCCGRGSRDDTFAHALGDGFPQRLVKSSSLSSSEMLKIYEDICCEETYKRLPEPRRIQRHPAAIRRALSEEGRQAHVRYPSSPPPTSQHRGLVSSLVDRVFTGKTPQSQVAEEKCAKVPQYAVPTLKQLVAAVIDRMFPDTTQCNGNEEIVLDLTTAASNNNGAPGVPLATLEDLSPVVALDIEASLAKAARRLTLDGTSQRLQTVEEGSDTDSLLSTGTGGTLDDRQIDCLLLDRVLEQDYQEVLNSCRDSSNL; encoded by the exons ATGTCCACCGCGTTCTCGGACGAAGGATCTTTGCCGGACAGCAGCGATCAAGATGATCGGGAACCACTCGATCAACGTGTCCAG TTTGAACTGGAACGCCTGAACACGGCTACCGAGCTTATAAACAAGCTGGAAATCGAACTTGAT GAAGCAAGATCCAATTTTCGCCTGCTTCTCTCGGAGTCGTCACAAAAAATTAACCAACTTGCCAAAAAGCTGGGAAGCCATGTGGAAAAAGCGCGGCCTTATTACGAGGCTAGAATGAAAGCGAAAGAG CTTGAAGACGCAGCACGCAAGGCTTCTCTGCGGCACGAACGGGCGACGTTGGCCCATTGCACTGCTCGTCAGATGGTGGCACTGGCGGAGGAAGGCCTACGGCGCCAGGGGGCCCAAGGTTCTCTGGACCCGATGTTTCAGGAAATGCTCAACCAGGCTACTGTCCGG CAAGAGTGTCGAACAACTTGCTTACTGACACTGTGCACACTACTGAGCCAA GTGAACGAGGCCGAACGTGAGCGGGTGCTGAGCGGGGCTGAGCAGGGTCGACTATGGCACGCCTGTAAAGGCCAGCAACAAACAGTGCTTGATCTACACCATGCTATCAAAAAGTCTATCGTCAAGGCCAG TCTGTCAGCACGCAGAAGTTTGCTGCAACTTAACAATTTAGCAAACCAGCATGAACTTCAGTTGCT GCCATACTTTGAGATGAAGGCTCAGCTAAATGAAGCTCTTGAG GAGCAAAAGAAGCGCGTCTTCCACATGGAAGAGGACGTCATGAGGGTCAAGTTCTCGTACACTGAGGCCCTGCACAACTTGGAGCAAATCAGTGACCAGATGCATCAAAACCGGCTTCTGATGccgaacagcagcagcagtggcagcaGTCTGCTCAGCAGCGATGACTGCTGTGGCCGTGGTAGCAGAGACGACACCTTTGCTCATGCGCTGGGTGATGGGTTCCCGCAGCGGCTAGTGAAATCTTCTAGCCTATCTAGTTCGGAG ATGTTAAAAATATATGAGGATATCTGCTGTGAAGAGACGTATAAGAGATTGCCGGAGCCTAGAAGAATTCAAAGGCATCCAGCGGCCATTCGAAGAGCGCTTTCTGAG GAAGGCCGTCAAGCTCACGTGAGGTACCCATCGTCGCCGCCACCAACTAGTCAGCACAGAGGACTTGTTTCATCGCTTGTCGACCGAGTGTTCACGGGCAAGACTCCTCAATCGCAAGTCGCAGAAGAGAAGTGTGCAAAGGTTCCGCAGTATGCCGTGCCAACATTAAAGCAGCTGGTTGCTGCGGTGATAGACCGGATGTTCCCAGACACCACACAGTGCAACGGCAATGAAGAGATTGTGCTCGATCTAACtacagcagcttcaaacaacaaTGG TGCCCCTGGGGTTCCTCTCGCCACGCTTGAAGATCTTTCACCAGTCGTTGCGCTGGACATTGAGGCATCATTGGCGAAAGCAGCACGAAGACTCACTCTGGACGGCACTTCCCAGCGGCTTCAAACTGTCGAGGAAGGCTCCGACACGGACAGCCTCCTAAGCACAGGCACCGGCGGTACTCTCGACGACCGGCAGATCGACTGTCTTTTGCTAGACCGTGTGCTCGAACAAGACTACCAAGAGGTGCTGAACTCATGCAGGGACTCATCGAACTTGTAG